One window from the genome of Lasioglossum baleicum chromosome 9, iyLasBale1, whole genome shotgun sequence encodes:
- the LOC143212348 gene encoding elongation factor Tu-like produces MFYKLLKRQRVITDLYKKYNTLEIISCKNNLLKFKQSVKCYCSEAKLAKQEICNVGTIGHVDHGKTTLTAAITKHLSEIYKHCKYVSYNEIDKAPEEQQRGITINIAHIGYMTKKRRYSHTDCPGHADFIKNMISGASQMEGAILVVAADDGPMPQTKEHLLLIKQIGIKHVVVYINKVDLADEEICELIEIEIRELLTTYGFNGVDTPVIRGSALLALNGDKSEIGVPSVELLLNALDDIPIQERDYKSPFIVPIDNIFTIPGRGTVVVGTVVKGTIKKGEAADLLGFNEKMQTHVSDLQIFRKSVPIAHAGDNIGILLRGIKLNCIRRGMILCKSNSLDLTNHFEVQFYLLSEAEGGRRNSLPLNGFCTMIYCTTWNVYSRFDFLLPDGINMLMPGEFATARLTLMFRMPVMDGQVFTVREKSQTIGTGKITKVLKEIPVDKRKMNLIKVKFDKDCTPAS; encoded by the exons ATGTTCTATAAATTACTGAAACGCCAAAGGGTTATCACAGATTTGTATAAGAAGTATAACACACTAGAAATAATATCATGTAAAAATAATTTACTAAAGTTTAAACAAAGCGTCAAGTGTTATTGCAGCGAAGCAAAATTGGCGAAACAGGAAATTTGTAATGTGGGCACGATAGGACATGTGGATCATGGTAAAACAACGCTAACAGCTGCTATAACAAAACATTTATCGGAAATATATAAGCATTGTAAATATGTATCATACAATGAGATCGATAAAGCACCCGAAGAACAGCAACGAGGCATCACAATAAACATTGCTCATATCGGGTATATGACTAAGAAAAGACGGTACTCTCATACAGATTGTCCAGGTCATGctgatttcattaaaaatatgatcagCGGAGCGTCACAGATGGAAGGTGCTATTTTGGTAGTTGCCGCCGACGATGGTCCCATGCCACAGACAAAAGAACATTTATTGCTAATCAAACAAATTGGAATCAAACATGttgttgtatatataaataag GTTGATTTAGCAGATGAAGAGATTTGTGAACTCATCGAGATAGAAATTAGAGAACTGCTTACTACATATGGATTCAACGGTGTAGACACACCAGTTATTCGAGGTTCAGCCTTGCTTGCTTTGAACGGAGATAAATCGGAAATTGGAGTTCCCTCTGTAGAGTTATTATTGAATGCTTTAgacgatattccaattcaagAAAGAGATTATAAGTCTCCTTTTATAGTACCTATTGATAATATCTTCACTATACCAGGTAGAGGTACGGTTGTAGTCGGAACAGTGGTAAAAGGTACTATAAAGAAAGGCGAAGCAGCAGATTTATTAGGCTTCAATGAAAAGATGCAAACTCATGTTTCAGATCTTCAG attTTTCGGAAAAGTGTGCCGATTGCACATGCCGGTGACAATATTGGCATTCTGCTAAGaggtattaaattaaattgtatacgcAGAGGAATGATATTATGTAAAAGCAACAGTTTAGATCTTACTAATCACTTTGAAGTACAGTTTTATTTATTATCCGAAGCAGAAGGTGGTCGTCGTAACTCGTTACCA TTGAATGGATTTTGTACAATGATTTATTGCACAACATGGAACGTGTATTCTCGTTTCGACTTTTTATTGCCAGATGGAATAAATATGTTAATGCCAGGAGAATTCGCAACCGCCAGGTTAACATTAATGTTTCGCATGCCTGTGATGGATGGTCAAGTTTTTACTGTCCGTGAAAAGAGTCAAACAATTGGCACAGGAAAGATCACGAAAGTGTTGAAGGAGATACCGGTAGACAAACGGAAGATGAACCTAATCAAAGTTAAGTTTGACAAAGACTGTACGCCTGCCTCGTAA
- the Blw gene encoding ATP synthase subunit alpha blw, mitochondrial gives MAQLSLRLSSSIARQLPNATIQIKWPAASIASCKYHVSCSRRSAEISSILEERILGTSPKTNLEETGRVLSIGDGIARVYGLKNIQADEMVEFSSGLKGMALNLEPDNVGVVVFGNDRHIKEGDIVKRTGAIVDVPVGEELLGRVVDALGNPIDGKGPLNNKLRFRIGTKAPGIIPRVSVKEPMQTGIKAVDSLVPIGRGQRELIIGDRQTGKTALAIDTIINQKRFNDAGEEKKKLYCIYVAIGQKRSTVAQIVKRLTDSGAMNYTIIVSATASDAAPLQYLAPYSGCAMGELFRDNGKHALIIYDDLSKQAVAYRQMSLLLRRPPGREAYPGDVFYLHSRLLERAAKMNESLGGGSLTALPVIETQAGDVSAYIPTNVISITDGQIFLETELFYKGIRPAINVGLSVSRVGSAAQTKAMKQVAGSMKLELAQYREVAAFAQFGSDLDAATQQLLNRGVRLTELLKQGQYVPMAIEEQVAVIYCGVRGYLDKMEPSKITAFEKEFLAHVRSTQRDLLNTIGKENTISEASDAKLKKVVTDFLASFSN, from the exons ATGGCTCAACTGTCCCTACGTTTGTCTTCGTCGATAGCGAGGCAATTACCGAACGCTACGATCCAG ATAAAATGGCCTGCTGCCAGCATTGCCTCCTGCAAATACCATGTATCTTGCAGTCGTCGGTCTGCAGAAATCTCTTCCATTTTGGAAGAACGTATACTTGGTACATCTCCTAAG ACCAATCTCGAAGAAACCGGTAGGGTGCTGAGCATTGGTGATGGTATCGCTCGTGTCTACGGGCTGAAGAATATTCAGGCCGACGAGATGGTAGAATTTAGTTCAGGGTTGAAGGGTATGGCTCTGAACTTGGAACCCGATAACGTTGGTGTTGTCGTATTTGGTAATGACAGACACATTAAGGAAGGAGACATTGTCAAACGTACCGGAGCTATCGTGGACGTACCAGTCGGTGAAGAACTGTTGGGACGTGTCGTAGACGCGTTAGGTAATCCTATTGACGGCAAAGGACCTCTTAACAACAAATTGAGATTCCGTATTGGTACCAAAGCACCTGGTATTATCCCtag ggTATCTGTAAAGGAACCTATGCAAACTGGAATCAAAGCCGTGGATTCCCTAGTACCCATCGGTCGTGGTCAGCGCGAGTTGATCATCGGCGACAGACAGACTGGAAAAACTGCCCTTGCCATCGACACCATCATTAACCAGAAGAGATTCAACGACGCTGGAGAGGAAAAGAAGAAGTTGTACTGTATTTATGTTGCCATCGGTCAGAAGAGATCCACCGTTGCCCAaattgtaaaacgtttgacggaCAGCGGTGCCATGAATTACACCATCATCGTCTCTGCGACTGCCTCTGATGCAGCCCCTCTGCAGTACCTGGCCCCGTACTCTGGTTGCGCTATGGGAGAATTATTCAG AGATAACGGTAAACACGCTTTGATCATTTACGACGACTTGTCCAAGCAAGCCGTGGCCTACCGACAAATGTCTCTGTTGTTGAGGCGACCACCAGGTCGTGAGGCCTATCCTGGTGATGTGTTCTATCTCCACTCTCGTCTCCTCGAACGTGCGGCTAAAATGAACGAAAGTTTGGGAGGTGGTTCGTTAACTGCCCTGCCCGTCATCGAGACCCAGGCTGGTGATGTGTCCGCTTATATTCCCACAAATGTCATTTCGATCACGGACGGTCAGATCTTCTTAGAAACGGAATTGTTCTACAAAGGTATCCGTCCTGCCATTAACGTCGGTTTGTCGGTATCCCGTGTCGGATCTGCTGCCCAGACCAAGGCCATGAAGCAG GTCGCTGGTTCCATGAAACTGGAATTGGCCCAGTACCGTGAAGTAGCAGCTTTCGCGCAATTCGGTTCTGACTTGGATGCTGCAACCCAACAACTGTTGAATCGTGGTGTTAGATTGACCGAGCTTTTGAAACAAGGACAATATG TACCCATGGCTATCGAAGAACAAGTAGCCGTTATCTACTGCGGTGTCCGTGGATACCTTGACAAGATGGAACCCTCAAAAATTACTGCTTTTGAAAAAGAATTCCTTGCACACGTCAG ATCTACCCAACGAGACCTTTTGAACACCATCGGCAAGGAAAATACCATTAGCGAAGCTTCCGACGCGAAATTGAAGAAAGTCGTCACCGACTTTCTTGcatcgttttcaaattaa